The Pseudomonadota bacterium genome includes the window CTGCTCTCCATCGGCGTGAAGGCCATCTTCACGCCAGGCACCTCGGCCGAGACCATTGTCACCACCCTCGACGCCTTGCTGCTCCCGGGACCCGACGGTACCGCGACGAACGCCCCCGCGGCGGGACCGCCCTCCCGTGCGTGAGCTCATCGCGCAGGCCCGAAGCGGTTCGATCCGCGCCGCCACGCGCCTGATCTCCCTGCTGGAAGCCGACCCCGCGCGCATCCCCGCGCTCTTCCAGGGCTGCGCCGAGCTGCCACGCCCGCATCTGGTGCTGGGCATCACGGGGCCACCTGGCGCGGGCAAGAGCACCCTCACCGACGCACTCATCACCGAGTGGCGTCGCCGACAGCCGGAGAAGCGCATCGGCGTGCTGGCCGTCGACCCGTCGTCACCCTTCACGGGCGGCGCCATACTCGGCGATCGGGTGCGCATGATGGGGCATGCCACCGACCCGATGGTGTTCATCCGATCGCTGGCCACCCGCGGGCACCTCGGCGGCCTCACCCTCGGAATCCGCGGCGCGGTGCGCGTGATGGCCCTGGTGGGCTGCGACGTGATCATCATCGAGACGGTGGGCATCGGGCAGAGCGAGATCGAGGTCGCAGGCGTGGCTGACATCACGATGGTGGTGCTGGCACCCGGTCAGGGCGATGGCGTGCAGATGCTCAAGGCCGGCGTGATGGAGGCGGGCGACGTCTTCGTGGTGAACAAGGCCGACCGACCGGACGCCGATCGCGTCGTGGCAGACCTGCGGGCAACCCTTTCGCTCGGCGACAACCCGCGCCAGGCCGAGGTGTTCTCGGCCATCGCCGTCAACAAGACAGGGGTCGATGCCCTCGTCGATGGCCTCGAAGCCCGCCTGGCGCGTCACGCCGACGAGATCGCGGCCCACCGCGACCAGGCGGCGCTCGACGAGGTCCGCGGCGCCGTGCTCGAAGCCGCGGCGCGGCGCTTTCAAGGCGCACTCGAGCGCATCGACGAGAGCAGCGAATCGCTGCGCGCCATCGTGCGCGGCGAGGCCACCGTCGAAGGCACGGTCGCAAAGGTGCTTCGCCGTGCCGAAGCAGACGCGATGGAGCAGCAAGGAGAGCGCGCATGAGCGATCACGTGAACGACCGCATCGCGGCCGGCATGAAGGCCTACGAGGAACGGGTGAGCCGGACCCTGGCCAGGAGCCCGGAGCGAACCGCGACCTTTGAGACCGTGAGCGGGCGCCCCGTGGCGCGCCTTTACCTCCCGGACCCCGAAACCACCACCGCCTATGACGAGAAGCTCGGCT containing:
- a CDS encoding methylmalonyl Co-A mutase-associated GTPase MeaB, translating into MRELIAQARSGSIRAATRLISLLEADPARIPALFQGCAELPRPHLVLGITGPPGAGKSTLTDALITEWRRRQPEKRIGVLAVDPSSPFTGGAILGDRVRMMGHATDPMVFIRSLATRGHLGGLTLGIRGAVRVMALVGCDVIIIETVGIGQSEIEVAGVADITMVVLAPGQGDGVQMLKAGVMEAGDVFVVNKADRPDADRVVADLRATLSLGDNPRQAEVFSAIAVNKTGVDALVDGLEARLARHADEIAAHRDQAALDEVRGAVLEAAARRFQGALERIDESSESLRAIVRGEATVEGTVAKVLRRAEADAMEQQGERA